In Seriola aureovittata isolate HTS-2021-v1 ecotype China chromosome 17, ASM2101889v1, whole genome shotgun sequence, a genomic segment contains:
- the LOC130184619 gene encoding fibroin heavy chain isoform X2: protein MLARTLLQTSLVLWLAQQTLQGGVKPQSVSWGRVLPARGVGVGVKPGVAGALGALGNRYGSKAMKTGNGRYPGAQLGVGGYRSLGLGGRAGLKQGAYGAQGPYGASLGTGMPLGTGLTNGMGLGLGQAGKHAYGAGLGTQPGYGALPGNGYPGARSGPGLWYPTGQRAEQQIPGVSAADLGGPELAGLGQAVQDLKREKSRALAPLYGKHDRTLGPEIPVGRGSVLGPAEPELQAGREAKGLGPVIKSSSLGSTMPLDKPSKTLGLAVSQARGGESYEPMVLKRKSTTGRGATLAAGGVRQQLPLKKDIGSLSSASSRVQSAKDYDSSIHQNRRAKNCGSTSDLEINQHELLGSETQSQSLVPRPHLGKDGRHLGHETPQAQTEKTYPLPLTQTQDLGGNIVSLPTGQGTRNYLSAAADRQGVRDLGLVTKDTNGFRIRGTVAVENRSHGSLNLQVQGRGSHGPVIPHASGTQSLGIASVEGQEAKSFTAGTQERKGIYHDAKEPKALTVPRQTERSNRATRYLGGAGNHLGAGLGPGGYGAGLGQGAYLGGAAGKLRAAAALGQGGYPQGVAGKSNGHGEGATGYLGAGAGNGYGYGNGYSDGYGAGLGYPAELADGAENKAGKSQALGAGGYAGQVQGAYGALGAGLESTGGKYGGGAAQVPYGNAPGIPAVLEGDGGYPYAAQQLGLGAEGAKTSNKYGAGAGYGAQQTGYGAQLGASQDALGEQAGKFGGVNGALGNGYKG from the exons ATGCTGGCTCGAACTCTTCTCCAGACCTCCCTGGTTCTCTGGCTGGCTCAGCAAACTCTGCAAGGCG GGGTTAAACCTCAGAGTGTATCCTGGGGGAGAGTGCTGCCAGCCAGAG gtgTTGGCGTTGGAGTAAAACCTGGGG TTGCAGGCGCGCTTGGAGCACTGGGAAACAGATATGGCAGCAAAGCAATGAAGACTGGAA ATGGCCGTTATCCAGGGGCTCAGCTTGGTGTTG GGGGTTACAGATCTCTTGGATTAGGAGGTAGAGCCGGCCTGAAGCAAGGTGCATATGGAGCCCAGGGACCCTATG GTGCCAGTCTGGGCACAGGAATGCCACTGGGGACTGGACTTACAAATGGAATGGGACTGGGCTTAGGCCAAGCAGGGAAACATG CTTATGGTGCCGGCCTTGGCACTCAGCCAG GATACGGGGCTTTACCTGGCAATGGTTACCCTGGAGCCCGATCAG GACCTGGACTTTGGTATCCCACTGGGCAGAGGGCTGAGCAACAGATACCCG gtgtgtctgcagcagaTTTGGGTGGACCTGAGCTGGCCGGTCTGGGCCAAGCTGTTCAAGatctgaagagagaaaagagcagagcaCTAGCGCCCTTGTATGGAAAACATGACAGAACTCTAGGACCTGAAATACCAGTTGGACGAGGCAGCGTTCTTGGTCCTGCTGAACCTGAATTACAGGCAGGACGAGAGGCCAAAGGCCTCGGTCCAGTAATTAAGTCATCAAGTCTCGGATCTACAATGCCTCTTGATAAACCGAGTAAAACTCTTGGCCTGGCTGTTTCACAAGCACGGGGAGGAGAAAGTTATGAGCCTATGGTTTTGAAAAGAAAGAGCACCACAGGCCGTGGAGCCACACTGGCAGCTGGAGGAGTAAGACAGCAGCTGCCTCTTAAAAAAGACATCGGAAGCCTGAGCTCTGCTTCCTCTCGGGTACAGAGTGCCAAAGACTATGATTCATCTATTCACCAAAATCGGCGAGCTAAAAACTGTGGATCCACCAGTGATTTGGAAATCAATCAGCATGAGCTTTTGGGATCagaaacacagagtcagagtttAGTGCCTCGACCTCATCTTGGTAAAGACGGCAGACATCTTGGACATGAGACTCCACAagcacaaacagagaaaacctATCCACTGCCTCTTACACAAACTCAAGATCTCGGAGGCAATATAGTCTCTCTTCCAACGGGTCAGGGAACCAGAAACTATTTatctgctgcagcagacaggCAGGGTGTCAGAGACCTTGGGCTTGTGACTAAAGACACAAATGGGTTTAGAATCCGTGGGACTGTTGCTGTAGAAAACCGTAGTCATGGTTCTCTAAATCTTCAAGTACAAGGAAGGGGGAGCCATGGACCGGTAATCCCACATGCAAGTGGAACCCAAAGTTTAGGTATCGCCTCAGTAGAGGGGCAGGAAGCTAAAAGCTTTACTGCTGGTACTCAGGAAAGAAAGGGGATTTATCATGATGCCAAAGAGCCAAAAGCTCTCACTGTCCCAAGGCAGACTGAGAGGAGTAACCGGGCAACAC GTTATCTTGGTGGAGCAGGAAACCATCTGGGAGCAGGCCTGGGCCCTGGAGGCTATGGAGCAG GTTTGGGACAGGGAGCGTACCTGGGCGGTGCAGCTGGCAAACTTAGAG CTGCAGCTGCACTCGGACAGGGTGGGTATCCTCAAGGTGTTGCAGGGAAGTCAAATG GCCACGGTGAGGGAGCGACAGGATACTTGGGAGCTGGAGCAGGCAACGGCTACG GGTACGGGAATGGTTACAGCGATGGTTACGGAGCCG GGCTTGGTTACCCTGCAGAGTTAGCTGATGGTGCTGAGAACAAAGCAGGAAAGAGTCAAG CCCTCGGTGCAGGAGGCTACGCCGGACAGGTTCAAGGGGCATATG GAGCCCTTGGTGCAGGACTGGAATCAACTGGTGGCAAATATG gaggaggagctgctcagGTTCCTTACGGTAATGCTCCAGGGATTCCTGCCGTACTGGAAG GTGATGGGGGCTACCCATACGCTGCTCAACAGCTTGGCCTCGGTGCTGAAGGCGCCAAAACCTCCAACAAATATG GAGCTGGGGCAGGATATGGAGCTCAGCAAACAG GTTATGGTGCTCAGCTGGGAGCGTCTCAAGATGCCTTGG GAGAGCAGGCCGGCAAATTTGGTGGAGTGAATGGTGCCCTGGGAAATGGGTACAAAG GCTAA
- the LOC130184619 gene encoding spidroin-1 isoform X1, whose product MILKIRSTSSELELFVFLPGYGALPGNGYPGARSGPGLWYPTGQRAEQQIPGVSAADLGGPELAGLGQAVQDLKREKSRALAPLYGKHDRTLGPEIPVGRGSVLGPAEPELQAGREAKGLGPVIKSSSLGSTMPLDKPSKTLGLAVSQARGGESYEPMVLKRKSTTGRGATLAAGGVRQQLPLKKDIGSLSSASSRVQSAKDYDSSIHQNRRAKNCGSTSDLEINQHELLGSETQSQSLVPRPHLGKDGRHLGHETPQAQTEKTYPLPLTQTQDLGGNIVSLPTGQGTRNYLSAAADRQGVRDLGLVTKDTNGFRIRGTVAVENRSHGSLNLQVQGRGSHGPVIPHASGTQSLGIASVEGQEAKSFTAGTQERKGIYHDAKEPKALTVPRQTERSNRATRYLGGAGNHLGAGLGPGGYGAGLGQGAYLGGAAGKLRAAAALGQGGYPQGVAGKSNGHGEGATGYLGAGAGNGYGVDASAKALSAGYGNGYSDGYGAGLGYPAELADGAENKAGKSQALGAGGYAGQVQGAYGALGAGLESTGGKYGGGAAQVPYGNAPGIPAVLEGDGGYPYAAQQLGLGAEGAKTSNKYGAGAGYGAQQTGYGAQLGASQDALGEQAGKFGGVNGALGNGYKG is encoded by the exons ATGATTTTAAAGATTCGCTCCACGTCCTCTGAACTTGagctctttgttttcttgccagGATACGGGGCTTTACCTGGCAATGGTTACCCTGGAGCCCGATCAG GACCTGGACTTTGGTATCCCACTGGGCAGAGGGCTGAGCAACAGATACCCG gtgtgtctgcagcagaTTTGGGTGGACCTGAGCTGGCCGGTCTGGGCCAAGCTGTTCAAGatctgaagagagaaaagagcagagcaCTAGCGCCCTTGTATGGAAAACATGACAGAACTCTAGGACCTGAAATACCAGTTGGACGAGGCAGCGTTCTTGGTCCTGCTGAACCTGAATTACAGGCAGGACGAGAGGCCAAAGGCCTCGGTCCAGTAATTAAGTCATCAAGTCTCGGATCTACAATGCCTCTTGATAAACCGAGTAAAACTCTTGGCCTGGCTGTTTCACAAGCACGGGGAGGAGAAAGTTATGAGCCTATGGTTTTGAAAAGAAAGAGCACCACAGGCCGTGGAGCCACACTGGCAGCTGGAGGAGTAAGACAGCAGCTGCCTCTTAAAAAAGACATCGGAAGCCTGAGCTCTGCTTCCTCTCGGGTACAGAGTGCCAAAGACTATGATTCATCTATTCACCAAAATCGGCGAGCTAAAAACTGTGGATCCACCAGTGATTTGGAAATCAATCAGCATGAGCTTTTGGGATCagaaacacagagtcagagtttAGTGCCTCGACCTCATCTTGGTAAAGACGGCAGACATCTTGGACATGAGACTCCACAagcacaaacagagaaaacctATCCACTGCCTCTTACACAAACTCAAGATCTCGGAGGCAATATAGTCTCTCTTCCAACGGGTCAGGGAACCAGAAACTATTTatctgctgcagcagacaggCAGGGTGTCAGAGACCTTGGGCTTGTGACTAAAGACACAAATGGGTTTAGAATCCGTGGGACTGTTGCTGTAGAAAACCGTAGTCATGGTTCTCTAAATCTTCAAGTACAAGGAAGGGGGAGCCATGGACCGGTAATCCCACATGCAAGTGGAACCCAAAGTTTAGGTATCGCCTCAGTAGAGGGGCAGGAAGCTAAAAGCTTTACTGCTGGTACTCAGGAAAGAAAGGGGATTTATCATGATGCCAAAGAGCCAAAAGCTCTCACTGTCCCAAGGCAGACTGAGAGGAGTAACCGGGCAACAC GTTATCTTGGTGGAGCAGGAAACCATCTGGGAGCAGGCCTGGGCCCTGGAGGCTATGGAGCAG GTTTGGGACAGGGAGCGTACCTGGGCGGTGCAGCTGGCAAACTTAGAG CTGCAGCTGCACTCGGACAGGGTGGGTATCCTCAAGGTGTTGCAGGGAAGTCAAATG GCCACGGTGAGGGAGCGACAGGATACTTGGGAGCTGGAGCAGGCAACGGCTACG GTGTAGATGCTTCTGCAAAAGCTTTGTCTGCAG GGTACGGGAATGGTTACAGCGATGGTTACGGAGCCG GGCTTGGTTACCCTGCAGAGTTAGCTGATGGTGCTGAGAACAAAGCAGGAAAGAGTCAAG CCCTCGGTGCAGGAGGCTACGCCGGACAGGTTCAAGGGGCATATG GAGCCCTTGGTGCAGGACTGGAATCAACTGGTGGCAAATATG gaggaggagctgctcagGTTCCTTACGGTAATGCTCCAGGGATTCCTGCCGTACTGGAAG GTGATGGGGGCTACCCATACGCTGCTCAACAGCTTGGCCTCGGTGCTGAAGGCGCCAAAACCTCCAACAAATATG GAGCTGGGGCAGGATATGGAGCTCAGCAAACAG GTTATGGTGCTCAGCTGGGAGCGTCTCAAGATGCCTTGG GAGAGCAGGCCGGCAAATTTGGTGGAGTGAATGGTGCCCTGGGAAATGGGTACAAAG GCTAA
- the LOC130184477 gene encoding perforin-1-like, which yields MFLLNICICAGIMLSLPQCTYQSCTEGTPRQCIEAEFVPGTNLAGEGFDITKMERKGAFVLDMNQWKRKDKTCILCSNPYLENKKQKLPLSVVDWRPKQSCSMKVASKLHRSSESLVSSSTSSVENNWGMNLDVNVGEKSGSVMLAGTDSKLADYSMEKTKNDKFSFTSQSMLCEYYSYRVSSKPKLHREFNQAVKQLPKTYSPEYKKRFYKLIDNFGTHYITKVKLGGSVQSVTSIKQCQASLQGLSVEEVNMCLEVEASASIHATIKTQAKHCKKDIEKTDSKSAFSSLFNDRFTEIKGGHTTEPDLLFSADKNPSAYKEWLNSLPQNPDIVSYSLESLHELLPTNTPARKNLRSAVSHYILEKGLWKNCSERCQAGIKSDPKDACVCQCHNDPAVNADCCPTRKGMARVIITIQRASDLWGDHTTATDGYVKVSFNRQTVRSRVIYNNNNPHWAMVMDVGSQDLSSGHKVRFEVWDEDNKWDDDLLGECEQDLSAGVKEDLCNLQHGRLFYKLEVKCAPSLSGNSCTEYKPSPMSQSLKNLYVSRHAHPVPKAILLKMGVFVDESSSQRNQSLTAESQKLNEI from the exons ATGTTCCTGTTGAATATTTGCATCTGTGCCGGCATCATGCTGTCACTCCCTCAGTGCACGTATCAGTCATGCACCGAAGGGACACCCAGACAGTGCATCGAGGCAGAATTTGTTCCAGGTACCAATTTGGCCGGGGAAGGCTTCGACATCACCAAAATGGAACGAAAGGGGGCCTTTGTGCTTGACATGAATCAGTGGAAACGCAAAGACAAAACGTGCATCCTGTGTAGCAACCCCTATCtggagaacaaaaaacaaaagctcccCTTGTCGGTGGTGGACTGGAGGCCAAAACAGTCCTGCAGCATGAAAGTGGCCAGTAAACTCCACAGATCCAGTGAATCTCTGGTCAGTTCCAGCACCTCTTCTGTTGAAAACAACTGGGGGATGAATCTAGACGTTAATGTGGGTGAAAAAAGCGGCTCAGTGATGCTGGCTGGTACCGATTCTAAACTGGCTGATTATTCCATGGAAAAAACGAAGAATGACAAGTTCAGCTTCACGAGTCAAAGCATGTTGTGTGAGTACTACAG CTACCGAGTTTCCAGCAAACCAAAGCTGCACAGAGAATTTAACCAAGCAGTAAAGCAACTCCCCAAAACCTACAGCCCTGAATACAAGAAACGATTTTACAAACTGATTGACAACTTTGGCACTCATTACATCACCAAG GTGAAGTTGGGAGGAAGTGTTCAATCTGTGACCAGCATCAAGCAGTGCCAGGCCAGCCTGCAGGGCCTCAGCGTGGAGGAGGTGAATATGTGCCTGGAAGTTGAAGCGTCTGCCAGCATCCACGCCACAATAAAAACTCAAGCAAAACACTGTAAGAAGGACATCGAGAAGACAGACAGTAAATCGGCCTTCTCCAGCCTCTTCAATGACAG GTTCACAGAAATAAAGGGGGGTCATACCACAGAGCCAGACCTTCTCTTCTCCGCTGACAAAAATCCATCGGCCTACAAAGAATGGCTGAACTCTCTCCCACAGAATCCAGACATAGTCTCATATTCTCTGGAGTCACTTCATGAGTTACTGCCTACGAACACACCTGCCCGGAAGAACCTGCGCTCAGCCGTTAGCCACTACATCCTGGAGAAAGGCCTGTGGAAGAACTGCAGTGAACGCTGTCAGGCCGGCATCAAGAGCGACCCAAAGGATGCCTGCGTCTGCCAATGCCACAATGACCCTGCTGTAAACGCTGACTGCTGCCCAACCCGTAAAGGCATGGCACGCGTCATAATAACCATTCAACGGGCCTCTGATCTTTGGGGTGACCACACCACAGCCACAGATGGTTATGTGAAGGTGTCTTTCAACAGGCAAACGGTGCGGTCCCGTGtcatttacaacaacaacaacccacaCTGGGCAATGGTCATGGACGTGGGCTCTCAGGATTTGTCCTCAGGACATAAAGTGAGATTTGAAGTGTGGGATGAGGACAACAAATGGGACGACGACCTGTTGGGAGAATGTGAGCAAGATTTGTCTGCAGGGGTCAAGGAGGATCTTTGTAACCTGCAGCACGGCCGGCTCTTCTACAAATTGGAGGTGAAATGTGCTCCGAGTCTGAGTGGAAATTCATGCACGGAGTATAAACCTTCACCTATGAGTCAAAGTCTGAAAAATCTGTATGTGTCCCGTCATGCCCACCCTGTTCCAAAGGCCATCCTGTTAAAGatgggtgtgtttgtggacGAATCCAGTTCACAGAGAAACCAGAGTCTCACTGCTGAGAGTCAAAAGCTTAATGAGATATAA